In Sphaeramia orbicularis chromosome 1, fSphaOr1.1, whole genome shotgun sequence, a genomic segment contains:
- the LOC115434334 gene encoding LOW QUALITY PROTEIN: protein jagged-1a-like (The sequence of the model RefSeq protein was modified relative to this genomic sequence to represent the inferred CDS: deleted 1 base in 1 codon), with product MNLPRSPGALGLMLLVLSARIQVSSASGHFELQILSMQNVNGHLQSGACCDGTPDTTDRRCSSGGCNTYFRVCLKEYQLKVVAGGPCSFGSASTPVLGGNTFSLRSGQSEKARMVLPFSFAWPRSYTLIVEALDFNNDSASGGAVGGGSLIEKAVHSGMINPSGQWQILNHNGASAQFHLRLRLGCDEHYYGFGCNKFCRPRDDFFGHYECDHNGNKTCLEGWSGPDCNTAICRQGCSTTHGSCKVPGECKCLYGWQGEYCDQCIPHPGCVHGGCIEPWQCLCDTNYGGQLCDKDLNTCGTKQPCLNGGTCSNTGPDKYHCSCPDGFSGVTCERADRSCRSNPCRNGGSCSETSHGFECLCPPGWTGPSCSINVDECQRNPCAHGGTCQDLVNGFRCICPPQWTGRTCLIDANECDTNPCVNASSCRNLIGGYFCECLPGWTGQNCDSNVNDCQGQCLNGASCQDLVGGYECVCAAGFGGDHCEMDMDECASGPCLNGGRCHDDVDGFHCLCPPGVSGRRCQSDTDFCIHSPCENGGRCFNLLSEFVCECPEDYEGPTCSHLKDHCRTLPCKVIDSCTVAVLSNGTAAGVRLISSNVCGPHGRCRSHSGGGQFSCECEDGFTGAYCHQNINDCESAPCLNGGTCIDKVRQYQCICVDGWDGPTCANNVDDCSSAPCQNGGICRDLLNDFHCDCKNGWKGKNCHSRLSQCDESTCNNGGTCLDEGDAFRCQCTAEWEGNTCNTVRNSSCVSSPCENGGTCLTDGRSFSCVCRDGWEGATCSHNANDCSPHPCYNGGTCVDGDNWYRCECAPGFTGPDCRININECQSSPCTIGSTCVDEIDGYRCICPSERSGTRCQKASQRPCVVGGSVTPDGSRWDEDCNNCQCNDGRISCTKLWCGFRPCNVLSRTRGSECPDGQTCVAVRDELCFVKPCHGLGECWSPAHQDLPIARCQPESTCANVTFTFNKDMMMKGVTVGQVCQELRTLYNLSSSDSASSVSMSCEPSSSADNQIHVAVMDDQSRGATFIKEITDRIMDLVSKTNANSSIIGAIAEVRVQRRQSHNPDKRLLPLLVSIVIVAWALAISSMLLWCLFRRRKQHAHTGVSTQAVATATLYTPALEDNNALHNSMCTAREQLNHIKNPIEKNPAAHYNQNQHQHLLHQNLYEDKNSVSAKTRRSDTGSQSDEDDVDKRNARLSRFPPAYSLVDWDKPKAQLWTFKQDNRRLQNVKRAEFIV from the exons ATGAACCTGCCCCGGAGCCCCGGAGCCCTCGGCCTGATGCTCCTAGTTCTCTCCGCCCGCATCCAG GTCTCCTCAGCTTCAGGACACTTTGAGCTTCAGATCTTATCAATGCAGAACGTTAATGGGCATCTTCAGAGCGGCGCCTGCTGTGATGGGACCCCGGACACCACCGACCGCCGATGCTCGTCCGGTGGATGCAACACCTACTTCCGGGTTTGTCTGAAGGAGTACCAGCTGAAGGTGGTGGCGGGAGGGCCCTGCAGCTTTGGCTCTGCTTCCACACCTGTACTGGGAGGGAACACCTTTTCTCTACGCAGTGGTCAGAGCGAAAAGGCCAGGATGGTTCTGCCCTTCAGCTTCGCGTGGCCA AGGTCGTACACATTGATTGTGGAAGCCTTGGATTTCAACAACGACTCAGCATCCGGCGGCG CCGTCGGTGGGGGGTCGCTGATTGAGAAGGCAGTCCACTCAGGGATGATCAACCCGAGCGGACAGTGGCAGATTTTGAACCACAACGGCGCCTCGGCCCAGTTCCACTTACGGCTCCGCCTCGGCTGTGACGAACACTACTACGGCTTCGGATGCAACAAGTTCTGCCGGCCACGAGACGACTTCTTTGGCCACTATGAGTGCGACCACAATGGCAATAAGACGTGTCTGGAGGGTTGGTCAGGTCCGGACTGCAACACTG CGATCTGCAGACAGGGTTGCAGTACCACTCATGGATCCTGTAAAGTTCCTGGAGAATGCAA GTGTCTGTATGGATGGCAGGGTGAATACTGCGACCAGTGCATCCCTCATCCCGGCTGCGTCCACGGCGGATGCATCGAACCGTGGCAGTGTCTCTGCGACACCAACTATGGAGGACAACTCTGTGATAAAG ATCTGAACACGTGTGGAACAAAGCAGCCATGTTTGAACGGAGGAACCTGCAGCAACACAGGACCCGACAAATACCACTGCTCCTGCCCCGACGGTTTCTCTGGAGTCACCTGTGAGAGAG CGGATCGGTCCTGTCGGTCCAACCCCTGTCGCAACGGAGGAAGCTGCTCTGAAACGTCTCATGGCTTCGAGTGTCTCTGTCCTCCTGGATGGACCGGACCTTCCTGCTCCATCA ATGTGGATGAGTGTCAGAGGAATCCCTGCGCCCACGGAGGAACCTGTCAGGACCTGGTCAACGGCTTCAGGTGCATCTGC CCCCCCCAGTGGACGGGGAGGACCTGCCTCATAG atgCCAACGAATGTGACACAAACCCCTGCGTCAATGCCAGCTCCTGTCGAAATCTGATTGGAGGATATTTCTGCGAGTGTCTTCCTGGTTGGACAGGCCAGAACTGTGACAGCA ACGTTAATGACTGTCAAGGTCAGTGTCTGAACGGAGCTTCATGTCAG GACCTGGTGGGTGGGTACGAGTGTGTATGCGCCGCTGGCTTCGGAGGTGACCACTGTGAGATGGACATGGATGAGTGCGCCAGTGGGCCATGCCTAAACGGCGGCCGCTGCCACGACGACGTGGACGGCTTCCACTGCCTGTGCCCACCTGGGGTGTCTGGACGGCGTTGCCAG TCGGACACGGACTTCTGCATCCACAGTCCGTGTGAAAATGGCGGGCGTTGTTTTAATCTGCTCAGTGAGTTCGTCTGTGAATGTCCTGAAGACTACGAGGGTCCGACGTGTTCCCACCTGAAGGACCACTGTCGAACGCTGCCCTGCAAAG TGATTGACAGCTGCACCGTGGCCGTGTTGTCCAATGGCACAGCTGCAGGGGTGCGTTTGATTTCGTCCAATGTGTGCGGCCCCCACGGTCGGTGTCGGAGCCACAGCGGGGGGGGTCAGTTCAGCTGCGAGTGTGAGGATGGCTTCACAGGGGCATACTGTCACCAGA ATATAAATGACTGTGAGAGTGCCCCCTGTCTGAATGGAGGAACCTGTATTGATAAAGTGCGTCAGTATCAGTGTATCTGTGTCGATGGGTGGGACGGACCGACCTGCGCTAACA ATGTGGATGACTGTAGCTCCGCCCCCTGCCAGAATGGCGGTATCTGTCGAGATCTGCTCAATGACTTTCACTGCGACTGTAAGAATGGATGGAAGGGAAAGAACTGTCACTCAA GGCTGAGTCAGTGTGATGAGTCGACCTGTAACAATGGAGGAACATGTTTGGACGAAGGTGATGCCTTCAGGTGTCAGTGTACGGCGGAATGGGAGGGAAACACCTGCAACACCG TTAGGAACAGCAGCTGTGTGTCCAGTCCCTGTGAGAATGGAGGAACCTGCCTGACGGACGGACGCTCGTTCAGCTGCGTCTGTAGAGACGGATGGGAGGGTGCCACCTGCAGCCACA ATGCCAATGACTGCAGTCCTCATCCCTG TTATAACGGTGGGACGTGTGTGGATGGAGACAACTGGTATCGCTGTGAATGTGCTCCAGGTTTCACTGGACCGGACTGCAGGATCA ACATTAACGAGTGCCAGTCGTCGCCCTGCACCATCGGTTCCACCTGCGTGGATGAGATTGATGGATACCGCTGTATCTGTCCATCAGAGAGGTCTGGCACCCGCTGCCAAAAAG CGTCGCAGCGGCCCTGTGTGGTTGGGGGTTCGGTAACTCCGGACGGAAGCCGATGGGATGAGGACTGTAACAACTGTCAATGCAACGATGGGAGAATCTCCTGCACCAAG CTCTGGTGTGGATTCAGACCCTGTAACGTCCTCAGTCGAACCCGTGGCTCTGAGTGTCCGGATGGTCAAACCTGCGTTGCTGTTCGAGATGAGCTCTGCTTCGTGAAGCCTTGTCACGGTCTGGGCGAGTGCTGGAGCCCTGCCCACCAGGATCTGCCCATAGCCAGGTGTCAACCTGAAAGCACCTGTGCAAACGTCACCTTCACCTTCAACAAAGACATGATGATGAAG GGTGTGACTGTAGGTCAGGTGTGTCAGGAGCTGCGAACCCTTTACAACCTGTCATCCTCTGACTCCGCCTCCTCCGTCTCCATGAGCTGTGAGCCGTCATCGAGTGCCGACAACCAGATCCACGTGGCCGTC ATGGATGACCAGAGCAGAGGAGCAACCTTCATTAAGGAAATCACAGACAGGATCATGGATCTGGTCAGTAAAACCAATGCCAACAGCTCCATCATCGGCGCCATCGCTGAGGTTCGAGTTCAGAGACGACAAAGTCACAACCCTGACA AACGTCTCCTCCCCCTGCTGGTTTCCATAGTTATCGTTGCCTGGGCTCTGGCCATCTCCTCCATGTTGCTGTGGTGTTTGTTTCGACGGAGGAAGCAGCACGCCCATACCGGTGTCAGCACTCAGGCGGTGGCGACAGCGACGTTGTACACCCCTGCACTCGAGGACAACAACGCCCTCCACAACAGCATGTGCACTGCCCGCGAGCAACTCAATCACATCAAGAACCCCATTGAGAAAAACCCAGCGGCACACTACAATCAGAACCAGCACCAGCATCTCCTCCATCAGAACCTTTACGAGGACAAGAACTCTGTCAGTGCCAAAACGAGGAGGTCAGACACAGGAAGTCAGTCGGACGAGGACGATGTGGACAAGCGGAACGCCAGGTTGTCCAGATTTCCACCGGCGTATTCTCTGGTGGACTGGGACAAACCCAAAGCCCAACTCTGGACCTTCAAACAGGACAACAGGCGGCTGCAGAATGTCAAACGGGCCGAGTTCATTGTATAG